The Paenibacillus dendritiformis region AAAGACAGTAGCTGAGCCTCTTCCAATCTGAGGTAATACCAGTAAAGTGCCGCTTCACTGGTATACCCCTTCGCAGACGAAACTACATTTCTTTTTCCAGAATGTAGGACTCGTCCTCCCGATTCATCGGATCTTTTATTTTCACGATTTTAAATCCGCATTTATTGACATAAAAGTGATGATTTCTTTTTGAATACCCCGGGGTTTCCGTTATCCACTTTTTCGTGTCGGGGTACTTCTGCTCTATGTATCTCCATATGGCGAGTCCGATTCCGCGATTCTCCACAACGGGATCGAGAAATAGGCACTCTAAAACATTTTCGTTGTTTTCATTGATCCACACAATGACAGCTCCTATCACCTTCTCGTCCAACACTACTTTATAAGATTGAGTCGGTGAATTCAGCGCCCATCGTTTTATAAATTCGCCTGTGTCATAACCATCAGGCCCGCCTTTTTCCTGGCCAAGAAATTGCTTCGTATCGGTGTCAAAAGCCCGGGTCATGATTTCTGTCAGACCGGCCACATCCTCTTCGAAAATAGATTGAAACTGCAAATTCTCATGC contains the following coding sequences:
- a CDS encoding GNAT family N-acetyltransferase, which codes for METHENLQFQSIFEEDVAGLTEIMTRAFDTDTKQFLGQEKGGPDGYDTGEFIKRWALNSPTQSYKVVLDEKVIGAVIVWINENNENVLECLFLDPVVENRGIGLAIWRYIEQKYPDTKKWITETPGYSKRNHHFYVNKCGFKIVKIKDPMNREDESYILEKEM